A part of Desulfotomaculum nigrificans DSM 574 genomic DNA contains:
- the rbr gene encoding rubrerythrin produces the protein MELKGSKTEANLKAAFAGESQARNKYTYWASAAKKEGYEQIAGIFLETADNEKEHAKRLFKFLNGITDTKTHLKEAAAGENYEYTNMYVEFEKIAREEGFDEIADVFREIGEVEAEHEKRFLALLKNIEEGKVFKRDQEVKWKCRNCGYVHVGKEAPEVCPACAHPQAYYELLCENY, from the coding sequence ATGGAATTAAAAGGGAGTAAAACTGAAGCCAATCTAAAAGCTGCCTTTGCAGGAGAAAGTCAAGCCCGCAACAAATACACCTACTGGGCCAGCGCAGCCAAGAAGGAAGGCTATGAGCAAATCGCCGGCATTTTTTTGGAGACTGCTGATAATGAAAAAGAGCATGCCAAAAGATTATTTAAATTTCTCAATGGTATAACCGATACCAAAACTCATTTAAAAGAAGCCGCTGCCGGGGAGAACTATGAATATACCAATATGTATGTTGAGTTTGAAAAGATAGCCCGGGAAGAGGGCTTTGATGAAATTGCCGATGTATTCCGGGAAATTGGGGAAGTGGAAGCCGAACATGAAAAGCGCTTCTTGGCTCTCTTGAAAAATATTGAAGAGGGCAAAGTATTTAAACGGGATCAAGAAGTTAAATGGAAGTGCCGTAACTGCGGTTATGTTCACGTCGGTAAAGAAGCTCCTGAGGTATGTCCCGCCTGTGCCCATCCCCAGGCATACTATGAATTGCTCTGTGAAAATTATTAA
- a CDS encoding NAD(P)/FAD-dependent oxidoreductase produces MGTNYDVVIVGGGPAGMMAAASAAAHGASVQLLEKNDQLGRKMLITGGGRCNLTNRADVAEMVANIPGNGKFVYSSLHRFSGQDLRNFFKRLGLATKVEDHGRVFPISDKAQDVVNALTKHLHQLGVRISLGTGVTSLMVENNHCRGVMVGETVIRAKAVVLATGGVSYPRTGSTGEGHKMAERVGHHVTKLFPAAVAITCTDPWIVQREVQGLSLANVNITVFNSRDKRLATETGDIIFTHWGLSGPGALRVGRAVALERQREPDAPIRGALDLFPTRSSEELARELGKIAQAAPKKSVKNLLTMLVPERLVKVLLELAGMPPETPGGPLNKTQLAKLADLLKALPVHIKGTRPIEEATVTGGGVNIKEIDPRTMGSKLIRGLFFAGEILDVDAHTGGFNMQVAFSTGYVAGEAAALFVKETLD; encoded by the coding sequence TTGGGTACCAATTATGATGTTGTAATCGTGGGCGGGGGACCCGCCGGTATGATGGCGGCAGCCAGTGCCGCCGCCCATGGGGCTTCGGTGCAGTTGCTGGAAAAAAACGATCAGTTGGGTAGGAAGATGCTGATTACCGGCGGAGGCAGATGTAATTTAACTAACCGGGCTGACGTTGCTGAAATGGTGGCCAACATACCGGGTAACGGTAAGTTTGTTTATAGCAGTTTACATCGTTTTTCCGGGCAGGACTTAAGAAATTTCTTCAAACGGCTGGGGCTTGCCACCAAGGTTGAGGATCATGGCCGGGTATTTCCAATAAGTGATAAAGCCCAGGATGTGGTCAACGCCTTAACTAAACACCTGCACCAATTGGGAGTAAGGATTAGCTTGGGTACCGGGGTAACTTCTCTAATGGTCGAAAACAACCATTGCCGGGGAGTAATGGTCGGCGAAACTGTTATCAGGGCTAAAGCAGTGGTGCTGGCCACCGGAGGTGTTTCCTATCCCAGGACCGGCAGTACCGGGGAAGGACACAAAATGGCCGAGAGGGTTGGCCATCATGTGACTAAGCTTTTTCCTGCTGCCGTAGCAATAACCTGTACTGACCCATGGATTGTGCAGAGGGAAGTCCAGGGTTTATCCCTGGCTAATGTAAATATTACTGTTTTTAACAGCCGGGATAAACGGTTAGCCACCGAAACCGGAGATATTATTTTTACCCACTGGGGCCTGTCGGGTCCAGGGGCTTTACGGGTAGGCCGGGCGGTGGCTCTGGAACGACAAAGGGAACCGGATGCTCCCATTAGGGGTGCCCTGGACTTATTTCCCACCCGGTCAAGTGAGGAACTGGCCCGGGAGTTAGGGAAAATAGCCCAGGCGGCTCCTAAGAAGTCGGTAAAAAACCTGCTAACAATGCTGGTGCCTGAACGTTTGGTTAAGGTATTGCTGGAACTGGCGGGGATGCCGCCGGAAACGCCGGGTGGACCGCTTAATAAAACCCAGCTGGCTAAACTAGCTGATTTGCTAAAAGCTCTGCCTGTACATATTAAAGGAACCAGACCCATAGAGGAGGCCACTGTTACCGGTGGCGGTGTTAATATTAAGGAAATTGACCCCCGCACCATGGGCTCCAAATTAATCAGAGGTTTATTTTTTGCCGGTGAAATTTTGGACGTAGATGCCCATACCGGTGGCTTTAACATGCAGGTGGCTTTTAGTACCGGTTATGTGGCAGGTGAAGCGGCAGCTTTGTTTGTTAAAGAAACACTTGACTAA
- the ychF gene encoding redox-regulated ATPase YchF, translating into MSTNLTSGIIGLPMVGKTTIFNLLTNSDQEISNFFSGKTETITASAKVPDKRINFLADMYKPRKTTYAQIQFSEVPGLVKGASEGKGVGNQFLSAIRNVDLLVHVVRAFKNPDVPHVEDTINPLRDIETIAVEILLADMDLVEKRIQRIQSGKKITKENAFELEVLKKCLAALEEEVPISSLGLSEEEKLTLRNYAFLTEKPMMLVINIDEDQFREGTYPGKEEVEKYAADRGIALIEICGRMEMEINQLPEEDRALFMEDLGISEPGIDRLARAVYDYLGLISFLTAGEDEVRAWTIKRNTDAKKAAGKIHSDIERGFIRAEVIAFEDLVAAGNMVKAREKGLIRLEGKDYIVQDGDIINFRFNV; encoded by the coding sequence ATGTCAACGAACCTTACCAGTGGAATTATTGGTCTGCCGATGGTAGGAAAAACTACCATCTTTAATTTGCTTACTAATTCTGATCAAGAAATATCCAACTTTTTTAGCGGGAAAACAGAAACCATAACTGCTTCAGCTAAAGTCCCGGACAAGCGTATTAATTTTTTGGCCGACATGTACAAGCCCCGTAAGACAACTTATGCCCAGATCCAGTTTAGTGAAGTTCCCGGTTTAGTTAAGGGGGCCAGTGAGGGCAAGGGTGTAGGGAACCAATTTTTAAGCGCTATTCGTAATGTTGATTTGCTGGTACATGTGGTACGGGCCTTTAAAAACCCGGATGTACCTCATGTGGAAGATACAATTAATCCCCTGCGAGATATAGAAACCATTGCCGTAGAGATTTTGCTGGCTGACATGGATTTGGTGGAAAAACGTATTCAGCGCATCCAGTCAGGTAAAAAAATCACCAAAGAAAATGCCTTTGAATTGGAAGTATTAAAAAAATGTTTGGCCGCCCTAGAAGAGGAAGTTCCCATCAGCAGCCTGGGGCTTTCCGAAGAAGAGAAACTTACCCTGAGAAACTATGCCTTCCTGACGGAGAAGCCAATGATGCTGGTAATTAATATTGACGAAGATCAGTTCCGTGAGGGAACTTATCCCGGTAAGGAAGAGGTTGAGAAATACGCAGCAGACAGAGGAATTGCTTTAATTGAAATTTGTGGGCGGATGGAAATGGAGATTAATCAATTGCCTGAAGAAGACCGGGCATTATTTATGGAAGACCTTGGTATTTCTGAGCCTGGCATTGATCGATTGGCCAGGGCAGTATATGACTATTTAGGGTTAATTTCCTTCTTAACAGCCGGTGAAGATGAGGTAAGGGCCTGGACTATTAAGCGTAATACCGATGCCAAAAAGGCAGCGGGGAAAATACACTCCGATATTGAACGTGGCTTCATCCGGGCCGAAGTGATAGCCTTTGAGGATTTGGTCGCTGCGGGGAATATGGTTAAAGCCAGGGAAAAGGGATTGATACGCCTGGAAGGAAAAGATTATATTGTGCAAGACGGAGACATTATTAATTTTAGATTTAACGTATAA
- a CDS encoding helix-turn-helix domain-containing protein — protein MENKVEIDNKTIGQRIREEREKLGLSREEFAEIIGLSNYYVGQLERGERQMSLPVLVKIVNCLHVSLDYLIFGKDYQNAGNVNESQIVYEACNYNKVKEINNLLSKCSPKELELFKKLIKTILPYMSKKLRV, from the coding sequence ATGGAGAATAAAGTTGAGATAGATAACAAAACCATCGGGCAGCGAATACGGGAAGAAAGGGAAAAACTTGGCCTTTCAAGGGAAGAATTTGCAGAAATCATAGGCCTTTCAAACTACTATGTGGGGCAATTGGAACGGGGAGAGAGGCAAATGAGTCTGCCTGTTTTGGTTAAAATTGTCAACTGCTTGCATGTTTCTTTGGATTACCTTATTTTCGGAAAAGATTATCAAAATGCAGGCAATGTTAATGAATCTCAGATTGTTTATGAAGCATGTAACTATAATAAAGTCAAAGAGATAAATAATTTACTTAGCAAATGTTCTCCAAAAGAATTAGAGTTATTCAAAAAACTTATAAAGACTATTCTTCCTTATATGAGTAAAAAGCTGAGAGTGTAG
- a CDS encoding aspartyl-phosphate phosphatase Spo0E family protein: MIKNKIETARNILNNAAKMNMSKDILLKISQKVDKYIVEYYRKNGGQKSGVD; the protein is encoded by the coding sequence GTGATAAAAAATAAAATAGAAACAGCAAGAAATATCCTTAATAATGCGGCTAAAATGAATATGAGCAAAGATATTCTCCTGAAAATAAGTCAAAAAGTGGATAAATATATTGTTGAGTATTATCGGAAAAATGGGGGCCAAAAGAGTGGTGTAGATTAA